A genome region from Arthrobacter sp. SLBN-100 includes the following:
- a CDS encoding YaaA family protein, translating to MLILLPPSEGKTPAVRGSAVDWPSLSFPQLNTYRAKVLDSLGTVSAHEDALALLGVGASLKDDVERNTRLHAEPAAPAHHIYSGVLYDALGYKTLTAAQRRKADESVLVISALWGAIRFGDSVPAYRLSMGTALPDVGRLASFWKPQLSDALAESVAGHLLVDCRSSTYAAAWAPPAAQTVTVNVFTEVNGSRKVVSHFAKHTRGELARHLLARRGKDPATAPDLLKAAREKWEAEIVAGSARKAHALNIILPG from the coding sequence CCGCGGATCCGCCGTCGACTGGCCTTCCCTCAGCTTTCCGCAGCTGAACACCTACCGGGCCAAGGTGCTGGACTCGCTCGGTACGGTGAGCGCGCACGAGGATGCCCTCGCCTTGCTGGGCGTCGGAGCGTCACTGAAGGACGACGTCGAGCGCAACACCCGGCTCCACGCGGAACCGGCGGCTCCGGCCCACCACATCTATTCAGGCGTGCTGTACGACGCACTGGGCTACAAGACACTCACCGCGGCGCAGCGGCGGAAGGCGGATGAATCGGTGCTGGTCATTTCGGCACTGTGGGGCGCCATCCGCTTCGGCGACAGTGTGCCCGCCTACCGGCTGTCCATGGGCACTGCCCTGCCCGACGTCGGCCGCCTCGCCTCATTCTGGAAGCCGCAGCTCTCTGATGCGCTGGCGGAGTCCGTCGCCGGGCACCTGCTGGTGGACTGCCGGTCGAGTACCTACGCCGCAGCATGGGCTCCTCCGGCGGCGCAAACCGTCACGGTCAATGTTTTTACCGAGGTCAACGGCTCCCGGAAGGTGGTGAGCCACTTTGCAAAGCACACACGGGGCGAGCTGGCCCGGCACCTGCTGGCGCGGCGGGGCAAGGATCCGGCGACGGCGCCGGACCTCCTGAAGGCCGCCCGCGAGAAGTGGGAGGCCGAAATCGTGGCGGGTTCGGCGCGGAAAGCCCACGCGCTGAACATCATCCTGCCGGGCTGA
- a CDS encoding zinc ribbon domain-containing protein — MAKAAPAEQLKLLELQGLDARLKSLANRRRSLENDPRIKDLEAALSIANGELGAAKVAVHDAEAELKRAEADVEQVASRIERDEARLNSGTGLSKDLVALQKDIASLNKRRSDLEDVELEVMERLDSLRARQAKQQGIVDDIQGSFGSIRAELDAALAEVEAEASGLRTQRAEFAAALDAGMLAVYEKTLAKRGVGAARLFHGTSEASGMRLSPGDLAEIKAAPADDIVFCPDSGAILVRSEEWA, encoded by the coding sequence GTGGCGAAGGCAGCACCGGCGGAACAGTTGAAGTTGCTTGAGCTGCAGGGGCTGGACGCCAGGCTGAAGTCACTGGCAAACCGCCGCCGCTCGCTGGAGAACGATCCCAGGATCAAGGACCTCGAAGCTGCTCTTTCCATCGCAAACGGCGAACTGGGCGCCGCCAAAGTGGCCGTGCACGACGCCGAGGCCGAACTGAAGCGCGCCGAGGCGGACGTGGAGCAGGTTGCCTCCCGGATCGAACGGGACGAGGCGCGGCTGAACAGCGGCACCGGCCTGTCCAAGGACCTCGTCGCCCTCCAGAAGGACATTGCCTCCCTTAACAAACGCCGCTCAGACCTGGAGGACGTGGAGCTCGAGGTCATGGAACGGCTCGACTCGCTCCGGGCCAGGCAGGCAAAGCAGCAGGGGATCGTGGATGACATCCAGGGATCCTTCGGCAGCATCCGGGCCGAGCTGGACGCAGCCCTGGCCGAAGTGGAGGCGGAAGCCAGCGGGCTCCGCACCCAGCGTGCAGAATTCGCCGCCGCCCTCGACGCAGGGATGCTGGCCGTGTACGAAAAAACCTTGGCGAAGCGTGGAGTGGGTGCAGCCCGGCTTTTTCACGGCACCTCCGAGGCCTCCGGAATGAGACTGAGCCCTGGCGACCTCGCCGAGATCAAGGCTGCGCCAGCCGACGACATCGTGTTTTGCCCGGACTCCGGTGCCATCCTGGTCCGCTCGGAGGAGTGGGCCTAG